The window TGTGTTGCGCAAACCGGCTGTGGTAAGACGACTTGAAGTAAGCTACATTTGATTATCAACAAATGAGATGACAGGACACTCCACTTGTGCAATCATTTACTATGTGAGTTTCACTCGAGACACATCTGGAAGCGGAGGAGACTTGCACGGTGTCATCTTTGTGACTGATTGACTAacttcatcttcatcctcaGGGTCACTGaagtcttcatcatcatcaccatcaaagtcatcatcattgtccaTGTCCTTTTTacactttttgcctttttctttgCTACCATTGTCCTCTTCTTTTTGGTCCAGATGAGAGTTGACTCTATAATAGTGGCAGAGAAAatatcatcaccatcatcatcttcagtTATGTCAACTAGTAACTTGAGAGCATGAGCTCCCAAACTGTAGTAGGTTCCAACAGggtgtaaatgtgtgtgtgtgatgacatAATTACACAGTTATGTTGTTTCCTATTTGGCCCAAACCAAATAGAAACGGTTCAAATTTCTGACTCAAAACCACAACTTTTATCTGCTATATTACGCCCTCTACTGTCAAAACAAAGTAACTTGTATGAGGTAACTCATAGCCACAGGATGGCAGTCTCctcaaacaataaaatgctCATCAAGAATAAATAATGGAATCCTTCTGTTGTAAGAAATGGTCCTAAAATGTAGGAAATATAGCACCACTGCAATTCTGGGGAGAAAATATGGTCATATATTGATCAAACAAATACGAATTGCATTTGTTAATACTTACGGGATGACAATGTCCTCTTTTTCCCCGCACTTGCAGCATATTTCCAGCTGAAGAGAACAGGGCTTACAAATGACATGATAAGCATCCTTCACAGTCTTCTGAGAACATTTGACGCTGAAATAGGAAAAGATCCATCTTTATGATTGTGATAGCAAAAAAATTAGCATCATTATGGGTCTGGGTCATTTTCAGGTTACAGACGAATACAATTATCACCATGCTTACTGTTTTATGTTTATGGCCTAGAAGCTTTTGCCACACAAACTGCATTTCCGAACAGGGTTCGTACTGGTTTGTGAGGTGGTGAAATAATCCTAGTCACGTTTCACAACAAGGTAAGCATCTGCACATTGACATACCATTTCCGAGGCTGTGTTAGAGATTTATATTTGTTGTACTTGACTTTCCACTCGAGAACACCCTTGCAGTGTTGACATAGTCCATCGTGGATTTTGGAGTTCGCCTTCTGCGTTTAGAAAATGTTAAAGATTTTACACAAAGCTACTGCCAATTTTGAAAACACTAAACAAGCATtagtgcatgcatgcatagtCAAGTGTATGGGTGTTTTTCTCGGGCGTCTGGCAAACAAGTCTTACCTTGACTTGCACACTCGCTCCGTATTTGTCATTCTTGAAGGCGACGGTGTTCTGGTACTTTTGGCCTCGCGAACGAGACGCGTTACCCCTCTGAGTACTCATAGTACAGTCGTAGTTAGTTATTAGTTAATTACGCATGGTACAATTTAGCAACCCAACTACACGCGAAAAGACAACTGACCCGGAAGTACTTTTCATGCGCGAGAGTAAGTGGGCGGATGTTTCGCCACCTACTGGCGAATTACATgaattgttcttgttttttttctttaatgcattttatttttccgttTCACGATGAAACCAAAACATACTACAGTAAaaagtgagagagaaaaaagccaTAAATTATCAGTCAAAAAATGCGGTGCCGAAAGTTCCACCAGTGGTATTGGTTCGTGTCAACGTCAATCAAGAATGTTACCCAGCACCACTCAATGACGACGATCCGCCTAATTAGCGCCTACTAGCTTTTCTATTGGTGGATGCATCGTGATAATGCAGCTACAATTGGTTTACAAAGCTGTCAATCACCGCCCTTTATCCGCTCGGAGGCAAGATAGCAATCTGACCGGCGATGTCTCATGAGTCAAGTGATACTGGTGTCAACTGCTTGGTAATACCCAAAACGGTCTGATGCCAAACCACAAATAAGTTCAAATATCAGCGACTAATTCGTTCTCACCCATGTGGCTTTCAAATcgtgtggatttttttgttcctcgACTTGATTAACATTCGGATGTGGAGGAAACCGAGCAGAGGGAAGAAAAGGAACCGTCACGGAAGCTGCCTGAAGTGGAGGACGAAGCCTTTTGAACGGGAGTGACTTCACCACACAACATCGCCAATCAACAACAAGACGACGATCAGCATCGAGGGGATACTCTGTGTTTAGGATAATAACATTTCCACGTCTTCCCATCACATCTTCCCATTACATCTTCCCGTCGTCtagaaaaagaagaacaatTAATTGGCTTGACGACAATAACAAAGCCAAAGGTATCATCTGAAGACTGGAAGGGAAACACAGCAGACATCCAGGTAATGTCACAGACCGACATTCTCATATCCTGAGTTTATTCAAATgaagtcaaaagaaaaaagacacacTCTACTCATGCATATAAGTGTGTATCGCTAATTACAACCACTGACTGACGAGTCACTGCAACCTCAACCAACCAGTTTAAAGAATCAGTCAGTGCAAGCTCGCTCACTGCTGCCTTTCCCACCATTTTAGAGtaaccagccagccagccagccagccagccagccggcaaTGCACCACTCGCAGGGCTCGTTTTTTGTTGTGCCCACCAGATGGACTAAATGGTGGGCTAAATGTAAAAACTAACAACGTCCGCCCTCTACGTATTAAGCTGCATCGAGATGCCATTGGACCTTAATGAGGTTCTATTCAATTAAAATCAATGCAGACTACTTCTGCGTAATTAAAATGCCCTAAACAGCACCCCTCCACCTTCTATGCAGACCTTCCATTTAAGTGTGAGTCAATAGGCTCTGGTTCATTACCAATTATAATTTGAGACCACTGCCTGCTGGAGCTATCAAGAGCTCATCAGTGTTGTAAAGTGATCATTTTTTACGTGATCATTGGCACCACAAGCAAACAAGGAGGGATCAAAGCGCGCATTGATTTTTAACCAATTTGTAAAACAAGATACCTCACACAGTAAGGAAAACCTCGGTGTACTCACTGATTACTTTTCTCCACCATGGGATAATGTCCAACGAAATGTTTTTCTAACAGTCTCATTTCACTCTAAGATagcctgtaaaaaaaaaaaaaaaaggcatcagTCATCATACTAAGaggtgtttctaatatttttttcacctcaCCTCAGAATGTTGTGGCCAGTTAATAGTTTTTGCATTACAaggccaaaaaaaagtgtgtgtgttttagggGGGGTGCTCACATGATTGTGGGACAAGCATTGGCCTGAAGGCATTTGGCAAATGTTATAGAAAAGCTTTCTCTCCCATCTGAGACATGCAGTGAAGCGCAGAAGCACAAACAACCTCATACTCTTTGAATTGCACCGTTGTCCAGTTGACAAAAGGACAGTAGAATTAGAGCGGACATGATGtcagcgaaaaaaaaaaaatcatttaaaaaaaataaaatgcttccAGTTGCTGTTGGTCATTTAAAATTGCTGCATGAAACATACTAAGCCAAATGGTTCTTATTTCTCCAAGGATGAACCACCTATCCTTTAGCGAGCTTTGTTGCCTCTTCTGCTGCCCGCCGTGTCCCAGCAAGATCACGGCCAAGCTGGCCTTCCTGCCCCCAGAGCCCACCTACAGTATGATGTGCGACGAGAGCGGCAGCCGGTGGACGTTGCATCTGTCTGAACGCGCCGACTGGCAGTACTCGCCCCGCGAGAAGGAAGCCATCGAGTGCTTCATGACGCGCACTTCCCGGGGCAACCGGATCGCGTGCATGTTTGTCCGCTGCTCGCCCAGCGCCCGCTACACGCTCTTATTCTCCCACGGAAATGCAGTGGACTTGGGCCAGATGAGCAGCTTCTACATTGGTCTGGGTTCCCGGATCAACTGCAACGTGTTCTCCTACGATTACTCCGGTTACGGCGCCAGTTCTGGGAAACCGTCAGAGAAGAACTTGTATGCTGACGTAGACGCCGCCTGGCATGCACTCCGCTCACGGTAAGGTGACGTCAAATTCACACATGCGTGTTAGTGTTAGCAGTTTACTGATTGGAGAGCTGTATCAAAATTCTGCCGAGTTGACAATGAGCGCCACTGACCCCTACTGGAGTGGATGTGCAATTGCATTTGATCAAATGACCaaacaaacccaaaaaaaaaaaccaacatgtTCTGTGatcatgtttttaaaagcGCTAATATCAGCACAAAGTCAGGGCATCACTATATTTGAGTTCTAATGACACAATTTGTTGAAGGATACGTTGTTGAGGGCTGCTTGTGAGGAACAGTGCAGCTGACGAGTGAAACGTGGTTTGTGGGATCATACTGGCCGCTTGTGTTGGTGTGAGTGGGTGAGTACTGTATGCTGAAATGtaccaaaaaaagaagaaagttaAGGTGTTCTTTAGTCTAGGctccttcttttctttcaatcTGATGTGTGATCTTTACGTCAAACATTTTGTGCACTCCTTTGTTTATTTGgctgaggagggggggggtgctaatgttCTATGTGTTTCCTGCTATAAGATAAACAAACGGCCAGCTTGATATCAGAGAATACGTTGTCTTCATTATGATTTATCAGTGGCACACTCAATATGTGTCTTACAATTGAGATTTAGTTTTCTAGGATAGTTACTCACTTCCAGCCTTTCTAAACTCAGATGTAAACATCCCAAAATCCAGACAGCGGTCTTGTCTGGCGCTGCCTTCCGAAGCAAGCAACCACGTTCTATTCCGCTTCTCTTCTAAGTTCTGTCTTTGCTTCTTATCCGCAGTCAGCGAGTGTAACGTTTGGTTGAGTGCAGACAAAGCGGTGCCAGATACTTTTAATACAATGTGCGAGCTCCACTATTGCGTCACGCACACTCTGCTTCTGTTTGTGGTTTCATTAGTCACTGGACAGGAGGTTCTTTCACCTGAGCAGGGAGCGGTTCGGTTGTTGAGTCAACAAACTCAAGCGCAAAAGTCCTGATTATCATACTAAGGATTCAAACTGACAAAATCGTACTGCAAAGTGTAACATATgttgtattgtgtgtgtgtgtgtgtgtggtatcattttccttgccctctgtGATGGAGGTGGGCCAGCAGTCAAACCTGCCAGTCTAATATCCAGTGGTAGCCTAGCAACTGATTTCCAATGAGCATTCAGACCCAGGCCTTCCCACACTGTagccaagaaaaacaaaacaacagcaactCACTTCCTAGGCCACCAGCATATGGATTCTAAATTCGGCTCTTTTCTATTGGACGTTTGGTCGTGACTCGGGAATCAAAAGTGGCTCATGGAGCCATCGCGGATGGGGTGCGGACTGGTAGTCAAAATTTGTTCCTCGGATATTAACACAACATacacttgattgtttttatccTTATCagggggtggccattttgccacttgctgttgactgaaaatgacatcacagtacCTAAGGGCTCAGGTGTTGACCAATCACGGTttagcaactgtgatgtcatcgacAAGTGACAAAATGACCGCCCCAggagatgaataaaaagtcaCTGGACAGAAGGATCCTTACCAGACTATTTCTGCCATTTAGGTAATCAAACACACATGACTAATCCGTGTGTAACGCACGTGTTGAGGATGTCCTAAAAATATCCTTTTTTTGCTATACttgctttctttatttttttccctctcctgGGCAAAAAAGCAGGAGGCTTTCAAGAGTCGAGGAACGAGGGAGGATGCGAGGCATAAAAGATCGGATCTGTGTCAAGAGAAAATTGATGAGGGCTGTGGGGGAGGGCTGTAACCATGGTCGCACGACCCACTATGGCACGGCGAGCCTCCATTCTACAAAGCAAATTGAAGGCTTGCTGGAAATGTGCAACGGCCGCGCTGCCAACTTCACACAAGTGCAGCTGCTTTTCGAGCTGCGCAAAAGCCAAGACGGACGACAACGTACTTTCTCTGTCGCGTCCTCCTTTTTGATAATGCCGACATAACATGACGTATTGTGTCCCGTCGCCTGATAAGTAGGCGGGCCCGGCTCGCCCTACAATATTGAAACGTGGTTGCGGTGAGGGATATTATGCAGTGATACTGGCAAGCACAAGATAACATAATCACCATGACAAAAGGTTCCTCATAAATAAGCTCTCGAGAATCATGTCACTGATGCCTTGAGGGAATATACATATCATGAGTACAAGGGTCAACGACTTTTGAGAAGTTCTAACGCTGAAAGGGGCTACCAGATGACTGTCCTGCACAAAGCAAACCATTTACATCCCTCGACATGACtttaatatttcatgtttGCAAACGCTTTACCGGATTTTGAAAGATGAGTCATGACTTAAGATCCTTTGCGTCGGTCGCTACACCCCTGTGTGACTTGTGCCGAAAGTCAGCTGATGACCAGGGCGGAGCTATACGCGCCACCGGTACGGTTTTGGACAAATGGCAGATTTTGTTTGCCTTAAATATCGCTTGCTAGTATCGGTACTCGTCCATCCATCATGGAAAAAACACGGACGTTTCACTCATCTCTTTCGCATCGTACTATTATTAGCACCGTTTTGTTTCGTGACAATTGCATTTGGACTtacttgagtgtgtgtgtgttttgtcaaaTCTGAAGAATGTGTTCCTGAGCTTATGTTAGATCTCGTGCACTTTGAGTGTGCACGTGTTTTCGGCTTGTCTTAATCCACTTTGGAGCTGTAAATGTGAGGCGCAGCGGGTGTTCTCTCTCATGTACAAGGCCGCAACATCTGGCTTGTGATGTCGACAGTGAGcagccttttttcttttactctattcagtattttcattttgttgacaGCATTTTCTCATACTGTACAAACTCCTTAAGCGGTGCTTGGTTAACCGCAGTCAGGTATCACATTCAGAGCTGTGTAGAAAcagcgagccagccagccagccaggcagtCTTCTCACGCTGGATTTCGAGTAGTCAGCTGACTCTCACTGGAGTGTGTCACGTTCGCAATAATCACCTGGGGAATGTCTCCTGTTGCCTTTGTTTTGCCCTCCCTCACTTTGATTTTCTCGT is drawn from Syngnathus acus chromosome 9, fSynAcu1.2, whole genome shotgun sequence and contains these coding sequences:
- the c9h9orf85 gene encoding uncharacterized protein C9orf85 homolog — protein: MSTQRGNASRSRGQKYQNTVAFKNDKYGASVQVKKANSKIHDGLCQHCKGVLEWKVKYNKYKSLTQPRKCVKCSQKTVKDAYHVICKPCSLQLEICCKCGEKEDIVIPVNSHLDQKEEDNGSKEKGKKCKKDMDNDDDFDGDDDEDFSDPEDEDEVSQSVTKMTPCKSPPLPDVSRVKLT
- the abhd17b gene encoding alpha/beta hydrolase domain-containing protein 17B; protein product: MNHLSFSELCCLFCCPPCPSKITAKLAFLPPEPTYSMMCDESGSRWTLHLSERADWQYSPREKEAIECFMTRTSRGNRIACMFVRCSPSARYTLLFSHGNAVDLGQMSSFYIGLGSRINCNVFSYDYSGYGASSGKPSEKNLYADVDAAWHALRSRYGIRPENVIVYGQSIGTVPSVDLASRYESAAVILHSPLTSGMRVAFPDTKKTYCFDAFPNIDKISKVTSPVLVIHGTDDEVIDFSHGLALYERCQRPVEPLWVEGAGHNDVELYGQYLERLKQFVAHELVNL